The nucleotide window TGCTCATCGGGCTGGTGCTGGGCGTTTTGCTGGGGCTTCTGATGAGCCGCCACATGAGCCCGCTCACGCTGAGCCTCTTCCTGCTGGTGCTGGGGGGCGGGCTGATGGCATGGCCGTTCTTCGTCGTCGCCGCGCCCCCGGATGAGTACGACGTGTACGACGTGCCGCCCCACACATTCGACGAACGCTAACCCTCATTCTGGATGAATGACATAGAGGACGACCGCCTCGCCGGGAATATCCACCGCTTGCCCCGATTGCAAAGTGACGCTGGCAACCTGCTCGGCTGTATGCGCCCGGTCGAAGAGCCATACCTCGGCGGTCGCCTGTTCGACGCCCACAATCTGCAAGGGCACACGCTGCGCGTCAGCCGCACGGTTGACCACAATCAGCGTCAGCGCCCCATCGGCGCGGCGCGCGGCATAGGCTGAAAGGCGCGGCACGTCGGTTTCGGCCTGTACCCGCTCATCGCCAAACTGCTTGTAGAGTTGGTAGACGTAGTACGTGGGGCGCACGTCCGTCCGCGCCAGCAAGCCATAGCCGCCAATCGAGGTTGGCGTTTGCAACGCAAAGTACGCGACAATCTCCACATCCTCGCGAATCAACCGCCCCAACACATCCGCCCACCACAAGGCGCTGTAAAACGAATCGGGGGTGGTTTCGCCGCTGCTGGTGTTGCTCCAATAAGAGTTGACTTCCGTGACGGCGATTGGCAAGTCGCGCCCCGTCAGGTCGCGCACGGTTTGGCGCAAAGTGGGGATGATATGGTCCCACTCCTCGCTATTGGCAAGCAGTTCGTCGGGCGTCGCTTCTGGGTCGGTCATGCTGCGTGGGAACGGATAGCGGTGGAAGGAGACGATATCAATCAAATCGCCGTTGGCGCGCAAAAACTCTTCCATCCACAAGCGCCCCTGCGCGTCGCGCGGGTCAGTCGCCGGGTTGCCGGTGTACTGGTGAATTTCCGGCCCCATGAGCACGATATCGGGGTCGAAGGCTCGCATGGCTTCGGCAAAGGCGCGCCATTCACGATTGAACCGCTCGGTGTCGTACTCATCGTACAAACTCGGCTCGTTGCCGATGCTCCAATAGCGCACCTGATAGCCCTGCTCCTTGACATAGCGCATGACCTCAACGGCTTCCTCAGGCGTGCTGTCCAAAAACCGCACGCTGATGCTCGGCTCAGCGCCGCCCAACATTTCCGAGACCATCATCAAGCCGTCAATGTGGTACGGTTTGAGGGTGTGGGTATCGCCCCAGTTGCCGCCGGGGAAGCGCAAAAAGGTAATCCCCGACTGACGCGCTTCTTCCTGCAACGCCAGCGGAATGCTCATCCATGGACCATAGTTGGCGCCATACACGTAGGGGCTGATTGTTCCCAGCGATATGTGCGGATTGACGTAGATGCTTTGCGGCGCCGGCGTCGGCCAGGGCGTGGGGGACGGCGTGGGGGGTGGGTCGTTCAAGCCGGCAAGCGGTTGCGAACAGGCGGCGCAGAGCAATGCGAACACAATTACAACACCATGCAGGAACATTCTTTTCTTTGTAAACATGAAAGCGCTTTCTCCTTTCTGTTTTGAAAAAGGGGATATGTGCCCACATCCCCTTGCATGGCATCAATCAGCCGCGACAACGCTCACGTGATCATCTTACGCGAGCCATGTCATCAGCCGTTCTTCCAGCAACGGCGGCGACAACTGCGGTGCGTCGCCTACCGGTCCCACCAATACCAGTACCATGTTGGACGGCGTGAGATACGTTTGCGCCACGCGCTGGATATCTTCAGCCTGCACCGCCGCCAACGCCGCCAACACATCACTCGGCGAGAGCAAAGGGCTGACGCCTTGCAACAACTGCGTGACATACCAACCCGCCGCCCGCATTCCCGATTCCAGCCCCAGCAACAAGCGCCCTGTCACGTATTCGCGGGCAAAGATGACTTCTTCGGGGGTTGGGCCTTCGGCCACAATGTTGCGCACCTCGCTGGCAATGGCTTCGAGCGCGAGCATGACGTTCGCGGGGTCCACCCCCGCTTCGATGGTCATTTCGCCAAAATCGGAGCCAAACGAGAGGTACGAACCGATATGGTACGCCAAGCCCAGTTGCTCGCGCACCTGCAAAAACAACCGCGACGCCATGCCATCGCCCAGCAACGCATTCAACAAGAGCAAGGGGTATTGGTCGGGATGACGCTCAGGAACGGTGCGCACCCCCATCACCAGTTGCACTTGCTCAATGTCGCGGTGAATGCATTGGACATGAAGCCCCGCAGGCAACGGCTGTGCAGGAAAGGGTTGCTTTCCCGCGCCGCCTTGCCACTCAGCGCTCAACGCCTGCGCCCAGGCGACAACATCCTCATGTTCAACCCGTCCGGCAACCGCCAGCACACCGTTTTGCGGACCGTAAAAGGTCTGCATGAACGCCAACACGTCCTCACGGGTGAGCGCCCGCACGGTCTCGCGCGTTCCGGCAATATCGCGCCCAAGCGGATGCCCAGGGTGAAGAAGCGCCATCGCCGCCAGCCCCGCCACTTCGTCGGGCATATCCAGGCTGGCGTTGATTTCTTCGATGATGATGGCTTTTTCGTGTTCAACATCTTCCTCGCGCATGAGGGGGTTCATCACCATGTCGAACAAGACATCCAACAAGCGCTCCACATGCTGGAAAGGCACTTGCCCCCAATAGTTGGTCATCTCGCGCGAGGTGTTGGCGTTCAGAATGCCGCCAACGCCTTCAATCGGCAACACAACATCGCGTGATGTGGGGCGGGTATGCGTCCCCTTGAACACAAGATGCTCGATGAGATGCGCCACACCGGCTTGCCGATCGTCTTCGTAGCGTGAGCCTACACGCAACGAGAGCACCGCCATCACCGACAAGCGATCGGGGAGCGGCACACTGACAACGTGCAGCCCATTGGGCAAGCGCGAATGATAGACCACATGCCCGACCCATTCGTCTTGATACGTGGTAAAAGTGGTAGAAGAAGAGGTCTGCGTTGTTTTCGGCATTGCATCTACCCTCTGCGTCGTACAAGTGCGTCGGTCATACGGGCAACGCGCACCATGGGCAACACATCATGCACGCGCACAATATCAGCGCCGCGCGCAATGCCAATCGCCACGGTTGCGGCTGTCCCTTCAACACGTTCGTCAGGCGGCAAATCCAACGTGTAGCCGATGAAACTTTTGCGCGACGTCCCCAGCAAAATGGGGCGTCCGAGGGCACGAAACGCATCCAGGCGGTCAACGAGTTCCAAGTTCTGCTCGACGGTTTTGCCAAAACCGACACCGGGGTCAATGATGATGTGTTCCTCAGGAATACCAGCCGCCAGCGCCATCTCAATGCTGGCTTCCAATTCGTCCAGAATATCGTTCAAGAGGTGTGTGTACGTAATGCCCTCGTACCGCCCACCCAAACGGGCTTCCTGCACCGCGTTTTTGGGGCGACTGCGGTTGTGCATCACCACCACAGGCACGCCGTAGTCCGCCACCACACGCGCCATGTCGGGGTCCATACGCAAGCCCCACACATCATTCACCAGGTGCGCGCCCGCTTCCAGCGCGGCGGCGGCGACCCGTGCTTTGTAGGTGTCCACCGAAATGGCAACTTCGACCTCGCGCGCAATGGCTTCCACCACAGGCACGACCCGCGCCAATTCGGTTTCTTCGTCCACCGGCTGCGCACCGGGGCGTGTGCTTTCGCCCCCCACGTCGATGATATCCGCCCCCCATTTGACGAAGAGCCGCGCCCGCTCGACCGCCGCGCGCACCCAATCATCCTGTTGCAGCAACCCATCGCCGCTGAAACTGTCGGGCGTTGCGTTGAGAATACCCATCACATAGGTGCGTGTGCCCCATTCGCACATGAGCGGACCAATGCGCAACGGTGCGGGCGGCGTCGTCAACCGGCGGTGCGTACCGCGCAAGGCGTCCGCCAACGCATCAGCGCCGCGCGCCTCGACCTCGTCCGCCAGGGCGAGCAAGGCGGCCTGTGTCGTCAGCAGCAAACAGGCGCCGCCACGCGCCCCCTCAGGCGCCAGAACGCTCACGCCCGCAACGGTTGCACGGCGCATCACGGCTTCTTCTTCGGGCGTCAATCCCGACACCCACAGGGTGAGTTGGTGGGCGTGCGCCGCTTTTTTTTCGGGCATCGCCCAGCCCTGTGCGGCTAACTCGCGCACCAGGTCTGCGTGTGTGTGTGCTGCCAATGGACGAATCCGCATAGCCACCTACTTGTAAGAAAGCAAGATGATTTGCGTCTCTTCGGGCAATTGGCTGCGTGAGCGAATTTTCAACTCCTCTTCAACGGGGACATCCTTCACGCCCATCACTTTCAAAAACTGCTCCACGGGCAACAAGCCCCCGTCGTACACGTCGGTCTTGTAGTGCATGGGAATGACAATGCGCGGCTCAATCAGGCTAATGGTTTCCGCCGCCATGGCGGGGGTGAGCGCACCGCCGCCCCCCACCGGCACCAGCAAGACATCCACCTCGCTCAAATCTTCCACCTGCGATTGCGAAGGCACATGCCCCAAATCACCCAGGTGGCACACATTCAACTCATCGAACCGAATCATGTACACCGTGTTGTAGCCCCGCTCCGCGCCTTTTTTGGTGTCATGGTAGGTGCGAATCCCCGTCACGAAGACGCCCGCCACCTCGTACTCGCCGGGTCCTGTAATGAAGAAAGGCTCGCCCTGAAACCCGGTGCGGGCGTTGTGGTTCGGATGATCGTGGCTGATGGTCACGATATCCGCGCGCGTCCGTGGGCGGTTATAGCCCAGCGAACTGGGAAACGGGTCGGTGACAACCACGGCGTTTTTTTCACGAATACGAAAGCACGCATGCCCATACCATTTAATATCCATCGGCGTCAAACTCCTTTTGCTTCATCGTCAGCGGCGAACAATGTTCACAGGCTCGCCTTCTCTCGCTTCACATTCGCAAGCATTATACTTTGGTTGAAAACGCGTTCAAACCTGCGGGCGCATGCCATATTGCCAGACGCCCACGCTCCCCGGCGCAAGCCGCAGAGCGGGCAACACACCGTTTTGCACGGTCAGGTGCTGGCTCCCGCTCCAAATGTCCGTAAAGCGCGCCCCTTCATCCGCCAGGTCGCCCAGCGGCACATCGAACACGGCGGTCTGCGCGCCACGATTGAGCGCCAACACAAACACCTCATGCCCGGTGAAGCGGGCATACGCCAGCAAGTCCCCTTGGGCGTACAGCGTGCGGTATTCGCCATGACGCAACGCCCCATGCGCATGGCGCAAGCGGATACAACGCTTCGTCCATGCCAAAAAGTCGGCGTCCCACGTCTCGCGCCGCCCCCACGGGAACCCACGGCGGTTGTCGGGGTCTTTGCCGCCTTCCAGGCCGATTTCATCGCCATAGTAGAGACAGGGTGCACCGGGATAGGTCATCTGGTAGAAGAGCGCCAGTTTCAGGCGTGTGGTGTCGCCCTGCGCCAGCGTGCGAATGCGCGGCGTGTCGTGGCTCCCCAGCAAATTGAGCATGGCGAACGTCGCCGCACGGGGATAATGCGCGAGCAGCGTTTCAATCGAATGGGCGAATGCTTCCGCATCAAGCGCGGGAATGGGCGCATACCCAACGCCTTCCACCAGCGCGGGGTCGAGCAGGTCGCCCAAGAAGAAGCCCAAAGCCGCTTTGGTGAAAAGGTAGTTCATCACGGCGTCGAAACGGTTGTTCAGCCACGGCGTGGCGTCTTCCCAAATTTCGCCCACAATGTAGGCTTCGGGGTTGGCGCGTTTGACACGTTCGCGGAACGTTTCCCAAAAGCCGGGGGTGGTAATTTCGTTGGGGACATCAAGTCGCCAGCCGTCAATCCCCTGCTCAATCCAGTATTCCCCCACGCGCCAGAGAAACTCGCGCACATCGGGGTTGTCGGTGTTGAATTTGGGCAACGCCCGCATCCCCCACCAGGCGGCATAGTTGGGTGGGTGTTTTTCATCGTAGGCGTGCAACGGAAACCCATACACGTAAAACCACGACAAGTAGGGCGACGAAGCGCCGTTTTCCAAAATGTGGTTGAACTGGAAAAAGCCGCGGCTGGCATGGTTGAAGACACCATCCAGCACAATGCGAATACCACGACGGTGCGCTTCGTTCAGCAGAGCGCGAAACGCCTCATCGCCGCCCAACAGCGGGTCCACACGGTAGTAGTCGTGCGTGTGGTAGCGGTGGTTAGCCGCCGATTGAAAAATGGGGTTGAAGTAAATGGCGGTAATCCCCAAATCTTGCAGGTAGTCCAGGCGTTCCAGAACGCCCCACAAATCGCCCCCCTTGAACCCCGTGAACGTGGGTGGAGCATCCCAAGGCTCGAAACGCGGGTTGGCGGGGCTGGCGGCCCCACGCGCAAAACGGTCGGGGAAAATTTGATAGAACACGGCATCATGCACCCAGGTTGGGGTTTGCATGCACACCCTCCACAATGGCGTCGGTTGCAAGAAAACAAAGCCATGGTATGCGGAATGTGGGGGAACGCAAAGTTTGGTATCGTTCCCATTTGTGCCTTTGTTCACAGAGTGGGAGCGGCTTGACGCTTTCACAAAATTGAGTGTACTACTCCCGCCATTGCGACTTGAAAGGAGTCAAAGCGTATGTCTGCGCACTTGTTTGCGCCCTATACCCTGCGCGGTCTTACGCTGCGCAATCGCATTGTCATGTCGCCCATGTGCATGTACTCGGCGGAATCCGACGGGTGCGCCACCGAGTGGCATCTGGTGCACTTGGGCGCGCGGGCGGTTGGCGGCTGTGGGCTGATCATCACCGAAGCCACAGCGGTTGAGCCGCGCGGGCGCATCAGCGAAAACGATTTGGGCTTGTGGGACGACGCCCAGATTGCGCCGCTGGCGCGCATTGTGGACTTTTGCCACGCCCACGGTGCGGCGGTGGGCATTCAACTCGCCCACGCCGGGCGAAAAGCCTTTTCACGGGCGCGGGGGTTTGGTCCCCAACCCATCGTCGCCCCCAGCGCCATCCCCTTCGCCGAAGGGTGGGCAACCCCACATGCGCTGACGGTGGACGAAATCGAGGCGCTCATCGCCGCCTGGCAAGCCGCCGCCCGCCGCGCCTTGCAGGCCGGGTTTGACGTGGTGGAAATTCACAGCGCGCACGGCTACCTGCTGAATGAGTTTCTTTCGCCCATCAGCAACCACCGCACCGACGAGTACGGCGGCGATTTGTGGGGGCGCGCCCGTCTCTTGTTCCGCATCGTGGAGGCTGTGCGCGCCGTCTGGCCGGAAGAAAAGCCGCTTTTTGTGCGCATCTCGGCCACCGATTGGGTCGAGGGGGGCTTGCAGGTGGAGGATTTTGTGCAACTGGCGCCCGAACTGCAACGGCGCGGTGTAGACGTGATTGACTGCTCGTCGGGCGGCATCACCCCAACACCACCCCCGCCCGACGTCGTCGGCGCAGGCTACCAAACGCCCTTTGCCGCGCGTATTCGGCAAGCCACAGGTGTGCCCACCATGGCGGTGGGGCTTATCACCGCCCCCGAGCAAGCCGACCACATTGTGCGCACGGGGCAAGCCGACCTGGTGGCGTTGGGGCGCGAACTCTTGCGCGACCCGCACTGGCCGTTGCGCGCCGCGCACACCCTTGGCTACGACGTGGACTGGCCCAGGCAGTACGAACGCGCCAGACCACTTCGCTGAGCAAGACCAGACCCGTATCAAGTCATTCTGAGAGACAGAGAAGGAGGAACAGACCAATGGAACGCACACTTGTCATCGTCAAACCGGACGGCGTTCAGCGTGGGCTGACCGGTGAAGTCATCAGCCGCCTGGAACGGCGCGGCTTGAAAGTGGTGGCGCTGAAAATGATGAACGTGAGCCGCGAACTGGCGGAACAGCACTACGCTGTGCACAAAGGCAAACCCTTCTACGATGGGCTGATTGACTACATCACATCCAGCCCCGTCGTGGTGATGATTGTGGAAGGGAAGAACGCCATCAAAGCCGTGCGCAACACCGTCGGCGCCACCAACCCCGTGGACGCCGCGCCGGGCACGATTCGCGGCGATTTTGCCATGGACATCGGGCGCAACATTGTGCACGCCTCGGATGGTCCGGAAACGGCGGCGTTTGAAACGTCGCTCTGGTTCAGCGAAGACGAAATTTGCGCCTACACGCGCAACACCGACACCTGGATTTACGAATAATCCCCACCGCACACAAAAAAACGCCCCTCACATCGAGGGGCGTTTTGCATGGCGTCAAACGTTACTGAATGCGCAGCACCACCGGCGCATCTTCGTACAACGTTTCCAGTTGGTAATAGGCGCGCTGTTCGGGCGAGAACAGGTGAATAATCACATCCACGTAGTCCAGCAAAATCCAGCCGGTTTCCGCTTCGCCCTCACGATGAAAAGGCTTCGCGCCCACATCTTCGCGCAAGCGGTCTTCAATCGCTTTGGAAAGCGCGCGCAACTGTCGGTCGCTTTCGCCAGTGGCGATGACAAAGTAATCGGTAATGGGCGAACGCCCACGCACATCAATCAAGACAATGTTGCTCCCTTTGCGGTCTTCCGCAGCATCTACTGCGATACGCGCAATGGCGGCCGCATCAGCATCCGTTTGTTGGTGTTTCACGTCTGTCATTGCACCTCACTTCATCAATCTGAATGTTCTACCTGAGCGTTGCCCATTTTAGCATAAGAAAGCGCAACGTTCAACGTCTGCACGGCACTGCAACGTGCCATTGAGCGCAGAGGCTTGAATTTTCTCCCTTCTCTCTCTACAATGGAAGCGTAGCCCGATGAAACGTGCGCCAGGAGCCCATGTGATTGGTGAACGCCTCGCCAAACGGAGCAAACAACTGGTTTTGCGCACCATCAACCACGCCTACGAGACGCCGCACACACCCTTTCGCGCCACCACCCGCGACGGCGTTTCCATCGCGGGCGTTCATTTGCGCCGCCAAAGCGACACAGTGGTGATCTACGCTCATGGCTTTCTGAGCAACAAATATCATCGCGCCGTTCCCGCCTTTGTGGAACATCTCGCCACGCATTTCGACGCCATCGCGTTCGACTTCCGCGGGCATGGCGAAAGCGGCGGGCGAGCCACCTTTGGCGAACTTGAAGTGCTGGACGTCGAAGCCGTGGTTGCGTATGCACGCCGACAAGGCTACCACCGCATCATCACCGTTGGCAGTAGCATGGGGGGCGCGGCGGTTCTGCTGCATGCGGCGCTGTTGGGCGGCGTGGACGGCGTCGCCACCATCGGCGCGGTCGCGCACCTGCGCTACATGCGGAGCAGCACCGCCTCACTCGGCTTGCGCCTGCTCTTCAAAACACGGCTGGGGCGCGTCGCCGCCGAAATGGGGCGCGGTACGCGCATTGGCGCACTGCGCATCAGCATTCCGCCTGTGGACGTGGTGCACCGTATCCGCGAACCGGTGCTCTTCATTCATGGGGAATGGGATCCGCTCATCGCGCCTGAGTCGGCGCTGGCGCTCTACGAGCGCGCTGTTGAACCCAAAACATTGCGTTTGTTGCCCCGCACCGGGCACGATATTCCCATCCTCACGCCGCAGACCGCCGACTTTTTGACAAGGTGGATACGTCAAGCCATTCTAGGCGGAGCAGAATGGACGTAAGCCAACGAGCCTGTTGCGTTGCGTGAAGCGAAGCCCAACAACCAAAAGATGACATATCACAAAGGAGTGAGCCATGAACCTGTTCAACCAAGAAGCCCTTGAACGCCTTGCCGAACACGAGAAGCAGTGGGAAGAAACCACCGTCCAGAAAAGCATCTCCCGCTTCCCCGAACGCTATCCCGATTTTAGCACCATGTCGGGTGTGCCCATCAAGCGCCTGTACACCCCGCTCGACCTTGCCGACATGGACTACGAGCAATCGCTCGGCTTTCCCGGCGAATACCCCTTCACCCGCGGCATCCACGCCACCATGCACCGCGGCCGCCTCTGGACCATGCGCATGTTTGCGGGCTTTGGGAGTGCCGAGGAAACCAACGCCCGCTTCAAGTACCTGCTCGAACAGGGGCAAACCGGGCTTTCGATTGCGTTCGACCTGCCCACGCTCTACGGCTACGACACCGACGACCCACACGCCGAAGGTGAATTTGGCATTTGCGGCGTGGCGTGCAGTTCCCTGCGCGACATGGAAATCCTGCTTGATGGGCTGCCGCTGGACAAAATCACCACCTCGATGACCATCAACAGCCCTGCCGCCATCATCTGGGCGATGTACATCGTCGCTGCTGAAAAACGGGGCATTCCCCGCCACAAACTGGGCGGCACCATCCAGAACGACATTCTCAAAGAGTACATCGCCCAAAAAGAATTCATCTTCCCGCCCGAACCATCCATGCGCCTGGTGACCGACACCATCGAATTTGGCGCGAAAGAAATGCCCAAGTGGAACCCCATCTCCGTCTCCGGCTACCACATTCGCGAAGCCGGCAGCACCGCCGTGCAAGAACTGGCGTTCACGCTGAGCGACGGCTTTGAATATGTCCGCTGGGCGCTTGAGCGCGGGCTGGATATTGACGAATTTGCGCCGCGTATCTCCTTCTTCTTCAACGCGCACAACGACTTTTTCGAGGAAATCGCCAAATTCCGCGCCGCCCGCCGCATTTGGGCGCGTGAAATGCGCGAAACCTTTGGCGCCAAGAATCCGCGGTCGTGGTTCATGCGCTTCCACACGCAAACCTCGGGCGTCAGCCTGACGGCGCAACAGCCGCTGAACAACGTCGCGCGCGTGGCCATTCAAGCGCTGGCGGCTGTGCTGGGCGGCACGCAAAGCCTGCACACCAACTCCATGGACGAAGCGCTGGCACTGCCGAGCGAAGCCGCGGTGACGGTGGCGCTCCGCACGCAACAAATCATCGCGCATGAAAGCGGCGTCACCAACACGGTTGACCCGCTGGGCGGTTCCTACTTTGTGGAAGCGCTCACGAACGAAGTTGAGCGGCAAGCCTACGACTACTTCCGCCGCATTGAAGAAATCGGCGGTGTGTTGCCCGCTATCGAACAGGGCTTCTTCCAGCGCGAAATCGCCGAAGCGTCGGCGCAATTCCAATGGGAAGTTGAAACCAAGCGGCGCATTATCGTCGGCGTCAACGAATACACGATGGCCGAAGAAGTCGAAATCCCCATCTTGAAGATGGACGAAGCCGGCTATGAGCGCCAGGTGCGCCGCCTGAACGAAGTGCGCCGCACGCGCGACAACCGCGCTGTGCGCCAGCGGCTTGCCGAACTGCGCCAAGCCGCCCAACGCGACGACGTCAATCTCATGTACCCCATCATCGAAGCGGTGAAGGAGTACGCCACGTTGCAAGAGATGATGGACGTCCTGCGCGAGGTGTGGGGCGAATATCGCGAACCGCTGATTGTGTAGTCGCCTTTGCCAGCCGAAAGAAAACGGCACGGGGGCGCCCCCGTGCCGTTTTTTCATACCGACGTGTTCCCGTTCAGCGCAGGACAATCTCGGTCCAGCGTTCGATCCACTCTTCGCGGTGTTGTTCGATTGCTTCCGGCGGAACCACGGCGGGCTTTTCCGCCACCTTGCCATGCTTGACAAACACCTCGGGCAATTCCACGTCTGGCCGCGCCGGGAAGACGAACATTTGCAACGGGATATCTTCCTGGAACGTGGGCGAGAGCATGAAATCGAGCAAGGCTTTGCCCAACTCCGGATTGGCGGCGTTTTTCAGCAAGCCCGCAAATTCAATCTGGCGGAAGCAGGTGTTATCAGCAATGATGGCTTCGGTGGGCGGTTCTTCGGGTTGCGGGTCGGCAAAGTACACTTCCGCCACCGGGCTGGTCGCATAACTGACCACGATGGGGCGTGTCCCTTCACCACTGCCGCCGCTAAACTGCCCATAGTAGGCGTCTTCCCAGCCGTCCGTCACCAACACATCGTTGGCGCGCATCTCACGCCAGAAATCTTCCCAGGTGTACTCGCCTTCCGTGCCAAACGCGCCAATCGTCGCCAGCATAAACGCCAACCCAGGCGATGACGTAGCCGGGTTCTCAACCACCGTCAACCCCTTGTATTCAGGCTTCGTCAGGTCGCGCAGGGTTTGCGGCTTGGGCAGGTTGTTCTCCGCAAAATACGCCTTGTCAATGTTCAGGCAGACATCGCCCCAATCAATCGGCACAAGGCGATTTTGCGGGTCGAGTTTGAGGTCGTCAGGAACGTGTTCCAACCCCGCGGGGGTGTACGGTTCTGTAATGTCGGCGTCAATCGCGCGGCTGAAGAAGGTGTTATCCACGCCGAAAATCACATCGGCGAGGGGGTTTTCCTTGCTCAAAATAGCCTGGTTGAGCGTTGTCCCCGCGTCGCCCCCCTTCACAAATTCGATCGTGGCGTTGTGTTCGGCTTCAAACGCCGCCAACACCTCTTCGCTCACGCTGAAACTATCGTGCGTCAGCAAGCGAACGACACGCGGCTCGTTCGTCTGCGTCTCGCCGCCGGCTTCTTCCTGCACTGTCGGCTCCGCCGTCGGCGTGCTTTCTCCGCCGCATGCCGAAACCGCCATCACCAGCACCCACAACAGACTCCACAACCACCATTTGGTACGCATAGAAACTCCTCCTTGCCATACATGCTCGTTGGTCTGCACACGTGGGCTCGCATAGACAACAAAAACACCCGGAAGCATGATGCCGCCGGGTGAACCCATTGGCACCCTGCTTCCCTCCGCCGGCATGACCCGGATCAGGTTCAAGGGGTTCTCGCCCAAGCGAGTCTCAGCCACTGACGCGGCACCCCCAGCAGTGGTGCATGTTGTCTTCGATTGTTCGTGTGCGCCCAAAGTGTATGCGGAGTGATGCAAAGCACCAAACAGCAACGTAGAGCGAAAACAAAAAGGCCACCGCTTGCGCGGTGACCTTTTTGTGATGCACCGAGTGGGCTCGCGCTCTCAGTGCATCATCCCCCCCCAACCAACCGTGTTTCTCGGAGGCATGTCCTACTCTACCAGAAAAGTATTACAAAGAACATTACAATCGCCACTTTTCGCCGCACAATGACATTGATTTGTCGCATACTTCGCGTATCATACACCCCATCCCAAACGGTTTGGCAAGGAGCAAGAAGATGAAGCGCAAAATACTGGGGAGTGTCACCGGCGGCACCTTTCTGGACGGGCTGGACGTTCGCCTGGAACCTGACATCAACACCGAGGACGTGCCTGTTGGCAGTTTTTGCGTCCTTGAAGGCGACCGCTACCGCTATTTTGGCACCGTGCAAAACGTGCGCCTGCACGCCACCGACAACCGTCTCATGGTCGTGCCGCCGCGTCATCTCTCACCATTCGCCCAGCGCATTATCCGCGGCACAGCGGGATACGCCGTCGCCGAAATCAAGCCGGCGCTGATGATCGAACGCCTGCCCGAAAACGCCATCGTGGATGAGGTGCAGCCTCCCCGCCCGGTGAAGACCATTCCCATGCACTTCGCCCACATGGTGGAAGCCCGCCCCGAAGATTTTGTGCTCGTCTTCGGGGAGGAGCGCGACGACCCGCAATCTACGTTCTTTGCGCTGGGCAAGCCGCTCACCATGGAGATTGACGTCTGTGTGGACCTGCGCCGCCTTGTCGAACGTTCAACGGGGATTTTTGGGAGCACAGGCACGGGGAAAAGTTTCCTCACGCGCCTTTTGCTGAGCGGTATCATCTGGAAAGACGTGGCGGTCTCGCTCGTGTTCGACATGCACGGCGAATACGCTACCAGCCAGCAATCCGAAAGCGGCGACTGGGTGAAAGGCTTGCGCGACCTCTTCGGCAGTAGTCGCGTCGCCGTCTATTCCCTCGATG belongs to Ardenticatena maritima and includes:
- a CDS encoding M16 family metallopeptidase, yielding MPKTTQTSSSTTFTTYQDEWVGHVVYHSRLPNGLHVVSVPLPDRLSVMAVLSLRVGSRYEDDRQAGVAHLIEHLVFKGTHTRPTSRDVVLPIEGVGGILNANTSREMTNYWGQVPFQHVERLLDVLFDMVMNPLMREEDVEHEKAIIIEEINASLDMPDEVAGLAAMALLHPGHPLGRDIAGTRETVRALTREDVLAFMQTFYGPQNGVLAVAGRVEHEDVVAWAQALSAEWQGGAGKQPFPAQPLPAGLHVQCIHRDIEQVQLVMGVRTVPERHPDQYPLLLLNALLGDGMASRLFLQVREQLGLAYHIGSYLSFGSDFGEMTIEAGVDPANVMLALEAIASEVRNIVAEGPTPEEVIFAREYVTGRLLLGLESGMRAAGWYVTQLLQGVSPLLSPSDVLAALAAVQAEDIQRVAQTYLTPSNMVLVLVGPVGDAPQLSPPLLEERLMTWLA
- the folP gene encoding dihydropteroate synthase gives rise to the protein MRIRPLAAHTHADLVRELAAQGWAMPEKKAAHAHQLTLWVSGLTPEEEAVMRRATVAGVSVLAPEGARGGACLLLTTQAALLALADEVEARGADALADALRGTHRRLTTPPAPLRIGPLMCEWGTRTYVMGILNATPDSFSGDGLLQQDDWVRAAVERARLFVKWGADIIDVGGESTRPGAQPVDEETELARVVPVVEAIAREVEVAISVDTYKARVAAAALEAGAHLVNDVWGLRMDPDMARVVADYGVPVVVMHNRSRPKNAVQEARLGGRYEGITYTHLLNDILDELEASIEMALAAGIPEEHIIIDPGVGFGKTVEQNLELVDRLDAFRALGRPILLGTSRKSFIGYTLDLPPDERVEGTAATVAIGIARGADIVRVHDVLPMVRVARMTDALVRRRG
- a CDS encoding MBL fold metallo-hydrolase, which translates into the protein MDIKWYGHACFRIREKNAVVVTDPFPSSLGYNRPRTRADIVTISHDHPNHNARTGFQGEPFFITGPGEYEVAGVFVTGIRTYHDTKKGAERGYNTVYMIRFDELNVCHLGDLGHVPSQSQVEDLSEVDVLLVPVGGGGALTPAMAAETISLIEPRIVIPMHYKTDVYDGGLLPVEQFLKVMGVKDVPVEEELKIRSRSQLPEETQIILLSYK
- a CDS encoding glycoside hydrolase family 13 protein, which produces MQTPTWVHDAVFYQIFPDRFARGAASPANPRFEPWDAPPTFTGFKGGDLWGVLERLDYLQDLGITAIYFNPIFQSAANHRYHTHDYYRVDPLLGGDEAFRALLNEAHRRGIRIVLDGVFNHASRGFFQFNHILENGASSPYLSWFYVYGFPLHAYDEKHPPNYAAWWGMRALPKFNTDNPDVREFLWRVGEYWIEQGIDGWRLDVPNEITTPGFWETFRERVKRANPEAYIVGEIWEDATPWLNNRFDAVMNYLFTKAALGFFLGDLLDPALVEGVGYAPIPALDAEAFAHSIETLLAHYPRAATFAMLNLLGSHDTPRIRTLAQGDTTRLKLALFYQMTYPGAPCLYYGDEIGLEGGKDPDNRRGFPWGRRETWDADFLAWTKRCIRLRHAHGALRHGEYRTLYAQGDLLAYARFTGHEVFVLALNRGAQTAVFDVPLGDLADEGARFTDIWSGSQHLTVQNGVLPALRLAPGSVGVWQYGMRPQV
- the namA gene encoding NADPH dehydrogenase NamA, encoding MSAHLFAPYTLRGLTLRNRIVMSPMCMYSAESDGCATEWHLVHLGARAVGGCGLIITEATAVEPRGRISENDLGLWDDAQIAPLARIVDFCHAHGAAVGIQLAHAGRKAFSRARGFGPQPIVAPSAIPFAEGWATPHALTVDEIEALIAAWQAAARRALQAGFDVVEIHSAHGYLLNEFLSPISNHRTDEYGGDLWGRARLLFRIVEAVRAVWPEEKPLFVRISATDWVEGGLQVEDFVQLAPELQRRGVDVIDCSSGGITPTPPPPDVVGAGYQTPFAARIRQATGVPTMAVGLITAPEQADHIVRTGQADLVALGRELLRDPHWPLRAAHTLGYDVDWPRQYERARPLR